Proteins encoded together in one Musa acuminata AAA Group cultivar baxijiao chromosome BXJ3-6, Cavendish_Baxijiao_AAA, whole genome shotgun sequence window:
- the LOC135639695 gene encoding protein RAE1-like, translating to MASFGGLNTAAAGNVNPNKSLEVLPSPSDSVSSLSFSPKGNYLVATSWDNQVRCWEIMAGSSQPKASISHDHPVLCSTWKDDGTTVFSGGCDKTVKMWPLMSGGQPTTVAAHDAPVKEIAWIQQMNLLVTGSWDKTLRYWDTRQAQPVHTQQLPERCYALTVQYPLMVVGTADRQLQIFNLQNPQTVFKTITSPLKYQTRCLAAFPDQQGFLVGSIEGRVGVHHLDDAQQSKNFTFKCHREGNEIYSVNSMNFHPVHHTFVTAGSDGAFNFWDKDSKQRLKAMARCPHPIPCSTFNHDGSIFAYAVCYDWSKGAENHNPATAKTYIYLHSPQESEVKAKPRLGTGSRK from the exons ATGGCAAGCTTCGGTGGTCTTAACACAGCTGCGGCGGGAAATGTGAACCCTAACAAGTCACTGGAG GTGCTTCCTTCCCCGAGTGATTCGGTTTCTAGCCTTAGCTTCAGTCCCAAGGGAAATTACCTGGTTGCTACTTCTTGGGATAATCAG GTTAGGTGTTGGGAGATTATGGCTGGCAGCAGTCAACCTAAGGCATCAATATCACATGATCATCCA GTCTTGTGCTCGACTTGGAAGGATGATGGGACAACTGTGTTTTCAGGAGGCTGCGATAAGACAGTCAAAATGTGGCCTCTGATGTCTGGTGGGCAACCTACTACAGTTGCTGCACATGATGCACCTGTTAAAGAAATTGCCTGGATACAACAGATGAATCTCTTAGTTACAGGGAGCTGGGACAAGACACTCAG ATACTGGGATACTAGACAAGCCCAACCAGTTCATACCCAGCAGCTTCCTGAGCGTTGCTATGCTCTGACAGTGCAGTATCCTCTGATGGTTGTTGGAACTGCTGATCGACAGCTACAAATTTTTAACTTGCAAAACCCTCAG ACGGTATTCAAGACCATAACATCACCTTTGAAGTATCAAACAAGATGCCTTGCTGCATTTCCTGATCAACAAGGGTTTCTG GTGGGATCCATAGAAGGAAGGGTGGGCGTACACCATCTTGATGATGCACAGCAAAGTAAAAACTTCACATTCAAATGCCACAGAGAAGGGAATGAAATTTATTCTGTGAATTCAATGAACTTCCATCCT GTTCATCATACATTTGTTACTGCAGGCTCTGATGGTGCTTTCAATTTTTGGGACAAAGATAGCAAACAAAGGCTGAAG GCAATGGCTAGGTGCCCACATCCTATCCCTTGCAGTACTTTCAACCATGATGGTTCCATTTTTGCCTATGCT GTCTGTTATGACTGGAGCAAAGGTGCTGAAAATCATAATCCAGCTACAGCAAAGACATACATCTACCTTCATAGCCCTCAG GAATCCGAGGTAAAAGCAAAGCCACGTCTTGGAACTGGAAGTAGAAAGTGA